A region of the Caballeronia sp. TF1N1 genome:
GTTGGGAGTTGGCGGACTGAAAGGGTCCGCGGACGTGTGTCGATGCACGCTTGAATACGGCAGCACGCAAAAACCGATTGCAGCAAGCATGCCTACGATCGGGAGTTGAACTTGCGGCGCGTTATTCGATCGAGTGTAGCATCCGCCCCTCAATTGAGCCGGGCGTCGCTCCCGATTCGGGAAAATCGCCCGGAATCCGCTCGCTTATCAGCGGATGGGACGTAAAAGCGGCGCGCTACAATATTGAGACAAATCGTGCGATGAATAGCGCTCCGACGCGAGCCGAAGGGATTTTTATGCCAAACGATCCGCGCCCAATCACTGGACAGTTCACCCCCGCGAGCGTGCCGGAAGACGATGCCGACATGTTCGACCTCGCTCCGGTCTCGCTCTGGCTCGAAGACTTTAGCGCCGTGCGCGAGCAGTTCGAGCGCTGGCGCGCGGCGGGTGTCACCGACTTGCGCGCGTTCCTCGAAGAAGACCCCGCGCGCATCGTCGAATGCTCTTCTCGCATTCGGGTGGTGAAGGTGAATCGGCGCACGCTCGGCTTGTTCGGCGCGAAAGACCTCGATCATCTCGTGCAAAACCTCGAACGCGTGTTTCGCGACGACATGCTGACCACGCACATCGACGAACTGGAGCAACTCTGGTCCGGCGAACCGCGTTTCGTAAGCCGGACGGTCAACTACACGCTCGACGGCAAGCGTCTCGACGTGCTTCTCAAGGCCGCGATCTTGCCGGGGCACGAGAATACGTGGAGCCGTGTGCTCGTCACCATCGAGGACATCACGGAACTCGAAACCATGCGCCGCCAGACCGCGGCGAGCAGCCTTTATGCGCGCGGCCTTTTCGAGCACTCGCCGGTTTCGCTGTGGGTGGAAGACTTCAGTTCCGTGAAAGACTTGCTCGACGATGTACGCGAACGGGGTATCGTCGACTTCCGTACCTTTACGAGCGTGCACCCCGAATTCGTCGAACGATGCATGCAGGAGATTCACGTCCTAGACGTGAATCAGCACACCTTGCGCATGTTCGCCGCGCCCGACAAGGCGACCTTGCTCGCGCGTCTGCCGGAAGTGTTTCGCGACGACATGCAGCAGCACTTCCAGGAGCAGTTGATCGAGCTATGGGAGCACAAGCTCTTTCATCAGCGCGAGGTGCTGAACTATTCGCTCGATGGCAACGAGGTGCACGTGCACCTGCAATTTTCGGTGTTTCCGGGGCACGAGAAGCGCTGGGATCTCGTGCTCGTCGCGCTCACGGACATCACCGCGCGCAAGAAGGCCGAGGCGTATCTGGAGTTTCTCGGCAAGCACGACGTGCTCACCAAGCTCAAGAATCGCTCGTTCTATGCGGATGAAATCAATCGGCTGGAGCGCAAGGGTCCGTTCCCCGTGACGGCCATCGCGGTCGATGTGAATGGCCTCAAGACCGTCAACGATCAGCTCGGCCACGCGGCCGGCGACGCCTTGCTGCGCCGCGCGGGCGAAGTGCTCTCGAAGGCGGTGGAGAAGCCGTTCCAGGCGGCGCGGATAGGCGGCGACGAATTCATGGTGCTGCTGCCCGGCACGGACGAACGCGGCGGCGAGGCGCTGATGGACGGCATTCGCCAGTTGCTCGAAGTGAACAATCAGTTCTACTCGGGCATGCCGCTCAGTTTCGCGATGGGCGCCGCGACCGCGCACGAAGGCGAGCGCATCGAGCCGATGCTGCAACGCGCCGATGCCGCGATGTATGTCGAGAAGCGCCTGCACTACGCCAACGCGCAACGCAAATAGGGCGCTTCGGACGACGGCTTATTGAGCCTGTGCCGTCGCTTCATCGATACCCTTGTTCAGCGCCGGGCAGGCTTCGTCGATCTGCTTTTGGTATTGCGCCGGATTGCTCGTCTGCAGCTTGTTGATGCGATCCACCGTCGGTTGCGCCTGCGCGAGCCCGAGCTTCCACTCGGCGTCGAAATCGGGCGCATCGGGGAAGTTCTTGCGTGCCATGTCCTTGAAACGCGCCACCTTGGCAGCGTCGATATGACACACGTCGGCTGCGCCGCGCGCGATGTTCGCGCTCGTCATCACGCCTTCGGCGGCCAGCAGTTGCGGCGTGGCGGGATGACCGGGAGGCAGTTGCGTCTGCGCCGCCGCGTGCAGGGCGCCAAGACCCAGCAAGGATGCGGCAAGTACCTGAAGGTGCTTCATTCGATTCTCGTTTGATTGATGCGGACCACGCATCGGGGACCGAAAAATTATAGGTTAAGCCTTTGAAAACAAATGCCGCGCATAGGGATGAAGCGCATAAGACGCTTGGAAACCCCATGCTAGAATCGATTTTCGATGCCGTTCTCAGACAGAAAAATGAAGAAAGGAAGCAAGGCCGCCAGTGCTGCGCCCTCGTCGTCCTCGGAAGGGCGGCGCAAGTACGATCCTGAGGAGACCAAGCGGAACATCCTTGACATCGCGACGCAGGAATTCTCGGCAATGGGTCTGACCGGCGCGCGCGTCGACGCAATCGCGGAGCGCACCAACACCACGAAGCGCATGCTGTATTACTACTTCGGCAGCAAGGACGGTCTCTATGAAGCCGTGCTGGAGCAGGTGTATGGCGACATCCGCGCGCTCGAACAAGAGCTCAGGCTGGAAGAGCTGGACCCGGAAGAGGCCATGCGCGAGTTCATCGGCTTCACGTTCGACTATCACGACAAGCATCGCGATTTCGTGCGTCTCGTGACTATCGAGAACGTGCATGGCGCGAAGTACATCGAGCAGTCGAAGACCTTCAAGGCGCGTAACTCGACCGTCATCAAGACCATCGAAGACCTGATTGCGCGCGGTGTCGCGGCGGGGCGTTTTCGCGAGGACATCGACCCGATCGATCTGCATCTGATGATCAGTTCGTTCTGTTTTCATCGCGTGGCGAATCGGCATACATGGGGCGCGGCGTTCGGGCGCGATCCATCCGGGCCGCGTTCACGGGCGCGGCATCGCGAGATGATCATCGAAGCGGTGCTGCGCTTCGTGCGCCGCGAAGACTGAAGCCAAGACGAGCCAAGACAAAACGGCGGCACTTCTGCGAGTGCCGCCGTTTTGGTTTCGAGGGCGCCGAAGGGCTCAGCGTTCCAGCAAGGTCTGGAAATGCGCGAACATGCGCTCGGCATCCGGTTCGAGGCCGGTAAAGATGCGCAACGCATCCACGGCCTGACACACCGCCATGCCGCCGCCGCTCACCGTGCGGCAGCCGAGCGCGCGGGCTGCTTTCAGCAACTCCGTTTCGAGCGGGAAATAGACGATTTCCGCCACCCACAAGTCCTTGTGCAGAAACTCGGCGGGCAAGGGCAGGCCGGGCAGTTTCGCCATGCCGGTGGGCGTCGCATGAATCAGGCCGTTCGCCATCTGCAACACGTCGCGTAGATCGCCGCCGCTCTTGACTTCGCGATCGGGAAAACGCGCGGCGAGTTCGCTTGCGAGCGCGGCCGCGCGAGCGTCGTCCGAATCGAATAGCGTGAGCGATCGCGCACCCATGGTCAGCGCGGCATGGGCCACCGCCGCGCCCGCGCCGCCCGCGCCGAGTTGCACCACGCGATCCATCGGCACACCCGGCAAACCGCGTTCGAACGCCCGCGCGAAACCCGACCAATCGGTGTTGTAGCCGATCCGCTTGCCATCCCTGAAGACAACCGTATTGACCGCGCCGAGCGCGCGGGCGTCGGGGTCGAGGTCGTCGAGCAAGGGGATCACGCTCTGCTTGCACGGATACGTGATATTGAGCCCGTCGAAGCCCATGCGTTCGGCGGCATCGAGCAGATCGGGCAGCGCGGACGGTTCGAGCGCGAGCGCCTGCAAGTCGATCCGTCGATACACATAGTTGAGCCCGAGCTTGCCGCCTTCTTCCTCGTGCATCGCGGGCGTGAGCGAGCCGCCGATACCCGAGCCGATCAGCCCGACGAGATAGGAACGGGGAGACGCTTTGCTGGTCATGCGCAATACTCCAGTGCAAATAATGTAAGCGCAGTGTGACGGGCGCTCGGTGCCGTGTCCTTCGGTGTTTTCACGTATTTGTACGGTCTAGTTAGTTTGTTATGCTTGCGCACAATGACGTGGATTGCGTGCGCGCCGCTCCGTTTCCCGCAAGCGCCGCGAACGTCCTACACTGACGGGACTGCACCGATCCACCCGCATCATCTGAATGCAACGAGGAGGCAGCGATGCTGCGTTCAATCCGGACATCCATTGCGACGGTATCCATCAGCGGCACCTTGCCCGAGAAGCTGAAGGCAATCCGCGCGGCAGGGTTCGATGGCGTCGAGATTTTCGAGAACGATCTGCTGTACTTCGACGGCACGCCCGCCGACGTGCGCCGCATGTGCGCGGATCTTGGCCTCGCCATCTATCTGTTCCAGCCGTTTCGCGACTTCGAGGGCGTGAGCGCCGAGCGTCTCGCGAAGAACGCCGAGCGCGCGAAGCGCAAGTTCGAGCTGATGCACGAGCTCGGCGCGGATCGCATGCTGGCGTGCAGCAATGTGTCGCCGGACACCATCGGCGACGACGCGCTGATCGTCGATCAACTCGGCAAGCTCGCGCGCCTCGCGGAAGAAGCGGGCGTGATCGTCGGATACGAAGCGCTTGCGTGGGGGCGTCACGTCAACTCGTACAAGCACGCGTGGAAACTCGTCGATGCCGTGAATCACGCAAGTCTCGGTATCGTGCTCGACAGCTTCCATACGCTTTCCATCCGCGATTCGGTGGAGGAGATCGCGCGGATTCCGGGCGACCGCATCAC
Encoded here:
- a CDS encoding sensor domain-containing diguanylate cyclase; amino-acid sequence: MPNDPRPITGQFTPASVPEDDADMFDLAPVSLWLEDFSAVREQFERWRAAGVTDLRAFLEEDPARIVECSSRIRVVKVNRRTLGLFGAKDLDHLVQNLERVFRDDMLTTHIDELEQLWSGEPRFVSRTVNYTLDGKRLDVLLKAAILPGHENTWSRVLVTIEDITELETMRRQTAASSLYARGLFEHSPVSLWVEDFSSVKDLLDDVRERGIVDFRTFTSVHPEFVERCMQEIHVLDVNQHTLRMFAAPDKATLLARLPEVFRDDMQQHFQEQLIELWEHKLFHQREVLNYSLDGNEVHVHLQFSVFPGHEKRWDLVLVALTDITARKKAEAYLEFLGKHDVLTKLKNRSFYADEINRLERKGPFPVTAIAVDVNGLKTVNDQLGHAAGDALLRRAGEVLSKAVEKPFQAARIGGDEFMVLLPGTDERGGEALMDGIRQLLEVNNQFYSGMPLSFAMGAATAHEGERIEPMLQRADAAMYVEKRLHYANAQRK
- a CDS encoding TetR family transcriptional regulator, encoding MKKGSKAASAAPSSSSEGRRKYDPEETKRNILDIATQEFSAMGLTGARVDAIAERTNTTKRMLYYYFGSKDGLYEAVLEQVYGDIRALEQELRLEELDPEEAMREFIGFTFDYHDKHRDFVRLVTIENVHGAKYIEQSKTFKARNSTVIKTIEDLIARGVAAGRFREDIDPIDLHLMISSFCFHRVANRHTWGAAFGRDPSGPRSRARHREMIIEAVLRFVRRED
- a CDS encoding shikimate dehydrogenase codes for the protein MTSKASPRSYLVGLIGSGIGGSLTPAMHEEEGGKLGLNYVYRRIDLQALALEPSALPDLLDAAERMGFDGLNITYPCKQSVIPLLDDLDPDARALGAVNTVVFRDGKRIGYNTDWSGFARAFERGLPGVPMDRVVQLGAGGAGAAVAHAALTMGARSLTLFDSDDARAAALASELAARFPDREVKSGGDLRDVLQMANGLIHATPTGMAKLPGLPLPAEFLHKDLWVAEIVYFPLETELLKAARALGCRTVSGGGMAVCQAVDALRIFTGLEPDAERMFAHFQTLLER